The following are from one region of the Mangifera indica cultivar Alphonso chromosome 14, CATAS_Mindica_2.1, whole genome shotgun sequence genome:
- the LOC123195654 gene encoding NAC domain-containing protein 41-like — MMIIPTGFRFNPTDEELIEILQRKVSGQEMSLHDHFIDERNVYELDPQDLEWDHKVVLSDNERYCYYIRETDSREVSGRGWWRATGHVKKIYSKNLPVGYRRPLTFLRFTDNERKRKNAFKTNWIMHEYSLHSYTTEWRLCKIKHKGKASVKEEPESITKGYRSSNDLEGSNSILVTQLDFVGEEQQQPQLIELENLCETYSHVSSSTGMQLDFIVEPVYFRQTMEIEVMDEQQKQSNALYDPVLTHISSTNYYLDDALKHPDSSEELFPSLWS; from the exons ATGATGATTATACCTACAGGCTTCAGATTCAATCCCACCGATGAAGAGCTCATTGAAATTCTTCAAAGAAAAGTCTCTGGCCAAGAAATGTCGCTCCATGACCATTTCATTGATGAACGGAATGTGTATGAGCTTGATCCACAAGATCTTGAAT GGGATCACAAGGTAGTATTATCTGACAACGAGAGATATTGCTACTACATTAGGGAGACTGATTCCAGAGAAGTCTCAGGTCGAGGATGGTGGAGAGCCACCGGCCATGTGAAGAAAATTTATTCTAAAAACTTACCGGTGGGCTACAGGAGACCCCTAACATTTCTTAGGTTCACAGATAACGAAAGAAAGCGCAAGAATGCCTTCAAGACTAATTGGATTATGCATGAATATAGCCTTCACTCCTACACAACG GAATGGCGGCTTTGTAAGATCAAACACAAAGGAAAGGCAAGTGTGAAAGAAGAGCCAGAGAGTATCACAAAAGGTTACAGATCGAGTAACGATCTTGAAGGTAGCAATTCAATACTGGTGACGCAGCTTGATTTTGTTGGTGAAGAACAGCAGCAACCGCAACTTATAGAGCTAGAAAATTTGTGTGAAACATATTCACATGTCAGCAGTTCAACTGGAATGCAGCTCGATTTCATTGTTGAACCTGTTTATTTTAGGCAAACAATGGAAATTGAAGTGATGGATGAGCAACAAAAGCAGTCAAATGCTCTTTATGATCCAGTTTTAACCCACATTTCGAGTACAAATTATTACTTAGATGATGCCCTAAAGCACCCGGATTCTTCAGAGGAACTATTCCCTAGTCTTTGGTCTTAG